The proteins below are encoded in one region of Brassica napus cultivar Da-Ae chromosome A6, Da-Ae, whole genome shotgun sequence:
- the LOC106435551 gene encoding probable protein phosphatase 2C 64 isoform X3, whose protein sequence is MLSALMNFLNACLWPTRSDHHHHHQDGDGGRQDGLLWYRDSGHHVFGDFSMAVVQANNLLEDQRQLESGSLSSSSSSAPPYGTFLGVYDGHGGPETSRFINHHLFLHLKRFAAEQECMSADVIKKAFQATEEGFLSLVSNRFQTTPQLATVGSCCLVCVISDGTLYVANAGDSRAVLGQLFKSTAAAGDVHATQLSAEHNASIESVRRELQALHPDHPDIVLLKHNVWRVKGIIQVSRSIGDVYLKRSEFNREPLYAKFRLRAPFSRPLLSAEPSITVHTLQPHDLFIICASDGLWEHMSNQEAVEIVHTHPRNGIAKRLVKMALKEAAKKREMRYSDLKKIDRGVRRHFHDDITVIVVFFDTSLVVSRARGPAVSVRGAGVNLPHNSLAPCTTAGAS, encoded by the exons ATGCTCTCTGCCTTGATGAACTTTCTCAATGCCTGTCTCTGGCCTACTCGCTctgaccaccaccaccaccaccaagatGGAGATGGAGGCCGTCAAGATGGGCTCTTGTGGTACCGAGACTCGGGTCACCACGTCTTTGGTGACTTCTCCATGGCCGTCGTTCAAGCCAACAACTTGCTGGAGGACCAGAGGCAGCTCGAGTCTGGTTCtctttcctcctcctcctcctctgctCCTCCTTACGGCACCTTTCTTGGCGTCTACGATGGTCACGGCGGCCCTGAGACTTCCCGCTTCATCAACCATCATCTCTTCCTCCATCTCAAGA GATTTGCTGCGGAGCAAGAGTGTATGTCGGCTGATGTGATAAAGAAAGCCTTCCAAGCCACTGAAGAAGGTTTCCTCTCCTTAGTTTCCAATCGATTCCAAACCACGCCTCAACTAGCCACCGTTGGCTCTTGCTGCCTTGTTTGCGTCATCTCCGATGGCACTCTCTACGTTGCCAATGCTGGCGACTCACGTGCCGTCCTCGGACAACTCTTCAAGTCAACTGCTGCTGCGGGGGATGTTCACGCCACTCAGCTCTCTGCTGAGCACAATGCCTCCATTGAGTCTGTGCGACGGGAACTCCAGGCCCTGCATCCCGACCATCCTGATATCGTGCTTCTTAAACATAACGTTTGGAGAGTCAAAGGAATCATTCAG GTTTCAAGATCCATAGGGGATGTGTATCTGAAACGGTCCGAGTTCAACAGGGAACCATTGTATGCGAAATTCAGACTGAGGGCACCCTTCAGCAGGCCGTTGCTGAGTGCAGAGCCGTCGATCACGGTGCATACACTGCAGCCCCATGACCTGTTTATAATATGTGCCTCCGATGGACTATGGGAACATATGAGCAACCAAGAAGCTGTAGAGATTGTCCATACTCATCCGCGTAAC GGGATAGCAAAGAGGCTGGTGAAAATGGCGCTTAAAGAAGCggcaaagaagagagagatgaggTACTCAGACCTCAAAAAGATAGACAGGGGGGTACGAAGGCATTTCCACGATGACATAACAGTCATAGTTGTCTTCTTCGATACAAGCCTAGTTGTGAGCAGAGCGAGAGGACCGGCTGTGTCAGTGAGAGGCGCGGGAGTGAACCTTCCTCACAACAGCTTGGCCCCTTGCACCACTGCTGGCGCCTCCTGA
- the LOC106435551 gene encoding probable protein phosphatase 2C 64 isoform X4 — MPVSGLLALTTTTTTKMEMEAVKMGSCGTETRVTTSLVTSPWPSFKPTTCWRTRGSSSLVLFPPPPPLLLLTAPFLASTMVTAALRLPASSTIISSSISRVRFAAEQECMSADVIKKAFQATEEGFLSLVSNRFQTTPQLATVGSCCLVCVISDGTLYVANAGDSRAVLGQLFKSTAAAGDVHATQLSAEHNASIESVRRELQALHPDHPDIVLLKHNVWRVKGIIQVSRSIGDVYLKRSEFNREPLYAKFRLRAPFSRPLLSAEPSITVHTLQPHDLFIICASDGLWEHMSNQEAVEIVHTHPRNGIAKRLVKMALKEAAKKREMRYSDLKKIDRGVRRHFHDDITVIVVFFDTSLVVSRARGPAVSVRGAGVNLPHNSLAPCTTAGAS, encoded by the exons ATGCCTGTCTCTGGCCTACTCGCTctgaccaccaccaccaccaccaagatGGAGATGGAGGCCGTCAAGATGGGCTCTTGTGGTACCGAGACTCGGGTCACCACGTCTTTGGTGACTTCTCCATGGCCGTCGTTCAAGCCAACAACTTGCTGGAGGACCAGAGGCAGCTCGAGTCTGGTTCtctttcctcctcctcctcctctgctCCTCCTTACGGCACCTTTCTTGGCGTCTACGATGGTCACGGCGGCCCTGAGACTTCCCGCTTCATCAACCATCATCTCTTCCTCCATCTCAAGAGTGA GATTTGCTGCGGAGCAAGAGTGTATGTCGGCTGATGTGATAAAGAAAGCCTTCCAAGCCACTGAAGAAGGTTTCCTCTCCTTAGTTTCCAATCGATTCCAAACCACGCCTCAACTAGCCACCGTTGGCTCTTGCTGCCTTGTTTGCGTCATCTCCGATGGCACTCTCTACGTTGCCAATGCTGGCGACTCACGTGCCGTCCTCGGACAACTCTTCAAGTCAACTGCTGCTGCGGGGGATGTTCACGCCACTCAGCTCTCTGCTGAGCACAATGCCTCCATTGAGTCTGTGCGACGGGAACTCCAGGCCCTGCATCCCGACCATCCTGATATCGTGCTTCTTAAACATAACGTTTGGAGAGTCAAAGGAATCATTCAG GTTTCAAGATCCATAGGGGATGTGTATCTGAAACGGTCCGAGTTCAACAGGGAACCATTGTATGCGAAATTCAGACTGAGGGCACCCTTCAGCAGGCCGTTGCTGAGTGCAGAGCCGTCGATCACGGTGCATACACTGCAGCCCCATGACCTGTTTATAATATGTGCCTCCGATGGACTATGGGAACATATGAGCAACCAAGAAGCTGTAGAGATTGTCCATACTCATCCGCGTAAC GGGATAGCAAAGAGGCTGGTGAAAATGGCGCTTAAAGAAGCggcaaagaagagagagatgaggTACTCAGACCTCAAAAAGATAGACAGGGGGGTACGAAGGCATTTCCACGATGACATAACAGTCATAGTTGTCTTCTTCGATACAAGCCTAGTTGTGAGCAGAGCGAGAGGACCGGCTGTGTCAGTGAGAGGCGCGGGAGTGAACCTTCCTCACAACAGCTTGGCCCCTTGCACCACTGCTGGCGCCTCCTGA
- the LOC106435551 gene encoding probable protein phosphatase 2C 64 isoform X2, translating to MLSALMNFLNACLWPTRSDHHHHHQDGDGGRQDGLLWYRDSGHHVFGDFSMAVVQANNLLEDQRQLESGSLSSSSSSAPPYGTFLGVYDGHGGPETSRFINHHLFLHLKSDHFGPPLGFAAEQECMSADVIKKAFQATEEGFLSLVSNRFQTTPQLATVGSCCLVCVISDGTLYVANAGDSRAVLGQLFKSTAAAGDVHATQLSAEHNASIESVRRELQALHPDHPDIVLLKHNVWRVKGIIQVSRSIGDVYLKRSEFNREPLYAKFRLRAPFSRPLLSAEPSITVHTLQPHDLFIICASDGLWEHMSNQEAVEIVHTHPRNGIAKRLVKMALKEAAKKREMRYSDLKKIDRGVRRHFHDDITVIVVFFDTTAWPLAPLLAPPDPRLFPCKMMMCCFVN from the exons ATGCTCTCTGCCTTGATGAACTTTCTCAATGCCTGTCTCTGGCCTACTCGCTctgaccaccaccaccaccaccaagatGGAGATGGAGGCCGTCAAGATGGGCTCTTGTGGTACCGAGACTCGGGTCACCACGTCTTTGGTGACTTCTCCATGGCCGTCGTTCAAGCCAACAACTTGCTGGAGGACCAGAGGCAGCTCGAGTCTGGTTCtctttcctcctcctcctcctctgctCCTCCTTACGGCACCTTTCTTGGCGTCTACGATGGTCACGGCGGCCCTGAGACTTCCCGCTTCATCAACCATCATCTCTTCCTCCATCTCAAGAGTGA TCACTTTGGACCACCACTAGGATTTGCTGCGGAGCAAGAGTGTATGTCGGCTGATGTGATAAAGAAAGCCTTCCAAGCCACTGAAGAAGGTTTCCTCTCCTTAGTTTCCAATCGATTCCAAACCACGCCTCAACTAGCCACCGTTGGCTCTTGCTGCCTTGTTTGCGTCATCTCCGATGGCACTCTCTACGTTGCCAATGCTGGCGACTCACGTGCCGTCCTCGGACAACTCTTCAAGTCAACTGCTGCTGCGGGGGATGTTCACGCCACTCAGCTCTCTGCTGAGCACAATGCCTCCATTGAGTCTGTGCGACGGGAACTCCAGGCCCTGCATCCCGACCATCCTGATATCGTGCTTCTTAAACATAACGTTTGGAGAGTCAAAGGAATCATTCAG GTTTCAAGATCCATAGGGGATGTGTATCTGAAACGGTCCGAGTTCAACAGGGAACCATTGTATGCGAAATTCAGACTGAGGGCACCCTTCAGCAGGCCGTTGCTGAGTGCAGAGCCGTCGATCACGGTGCATACACTGCAGCCCCATGACCTGTTTATAATATGTGCCTCCGATGGACTATGGGAACATATGAGCAACCAAGAAGCTGTAGAGATTGTCCATACTCATCCGCGTAAC GGGATAGCAAAGAGGCTGGTGAAAATGGCGCTTAAAGAAGCggcaaagaagagagagatgaggTACTCAGACCTCAAAAAGATAGACAGGGGGGTACGAAGGCATTTCCACGATGACATAACAGTCATAGTTGTCTTCTTCGAT ACAACAGCTTGGCCCCTTGCACCACTGCTGGCGCCTCCTGACCCTCGGTTATTTCCATGCAAGATGATGATGTGCTGCTTTGTAaactag
- the LOC106435551 gene encoding probable protein phosphatase 2C 64 isoform X1 translates to MLSALMNFLNACLWPTRSDHHHHHQDGDGGRQDGLLWYRDSGHHVFGDFSMAVVQANNLLEDQRQLESGSLSSSSSSAPPYGTFLGVYDGHGGPETSRFINHHLFLHLKSDHFGPPLGFAAEQECMSADVIKKAFQATEEGFLSLVSNRFQTTPQLATVGSCCLVCVISDGTLYVANAGDSRAVLGQLFKSTAAAGDVHATQLSAEHNASIESVRRELQALHPDHPDIVLLKHNVWRVKGIIQVSRSIGDVYLKRSEFNREPLYAKFRLRAPFSRPLLSAEPSITVHTLQPHDLFIICASDGLWEHMSNQEAVEIVHTHPRNGIAKRLVKMALKEAAKKREMRYSDLKKIDRGVRRHFHDDITVIVVFFDTSLVVSRARGPAVSVRGAGVNLPHNSLAPCTTAGAS, encoded by the exons ATGCTCTCTGCCTTGATGAACTTTCTCAATGCCTGTCTCTGGCCTACTCGCTctgaccaccaccaccaccaccaagatGGAGATGGAGGCCGTCAAGATGGGCTCTTGTGGTACCGAGACTCGGGTCACCACGTCTTTGGTGACTTCTCCATGGCCGTCGTTCAAGCCAACAACTTGCTGGAGGACCAGAGGCAGCTCGAGTCTGGTTCtctttcctcctcctcctcctctgctCCTCCTTACGGCACCTTTCTTGGCGTCTACGATGGTCACGGCGGCCCTGAGACTTCCCGCTTCATCAACCATCATCTCTTCCTCCATCTCAAGAGTGA TCACTTTGGACCACCACTAGGATTTGCTGCGGAGCAAGAGTGTATGTCGGCTGATGTGATAAAGAAAGCCTTCCAAGCCACTGAAGAAGGTTTCCTCTCCTTAGTTTCCAATCGATTCCAAACCACGCCTCAACTAGCCACCGTTGGCTCTTGCTGCCTTGTTTGCGTCATCTCCGATGGCACTCTCTACGTTGCCAATGCTGGCGACTCACGTGCCGTCCTCGGACAACTCTTCAAGTCAACTGCTGCTGCGGGGGATGTTCACGCCACTCAGCTCTCTGCTGAGCACAATGCCTCCATTGAGTCTGTGCGACGGGAACTCCAGGCCCTGCATCCCGACCATCCTGATATCGTGCTTCTTAAACATAACGTTTGGAGAGTCAAAGGAATCATTCAG GTTTCAAGATCCATAGGGGATGTGTATCTGAAACGGTCCGAGTTCAACAGGGAACCATTGTATGCGAAATTCAGACTGAGGGCACCCTTCAGCAGGCCGTTGCTGAGTGCAGAGCCGTCGATCACGGTGCATACACTGCAGCCCCATGACCTGTTTATAATATGTGCCTCCGATGGACTATGGGAACATATGAGCAACCAAGAAGCTGTAGAGATTGTCCATACTCATCCGCGTAAC GGGATAGCAAAGAGGCTGGTGAAAATGGCGCTTAAAGAAGCggcaaagaagagagagatgaggTACTCAGACCTCAAAAAGATAGACAGGGGGGTACGAAGGCATTTCCACGATGACATAACAGTCATAGTTGTCTTCTTCGATACAAGCCTAGTTGTGAGCAGAGCGAGAGGACCGGCTGTGTCAGTGAGAGGCGCGGGAGTGAACCTTCCTCACAACAGCTTGGCCCCTTGCACCACTGCTGGCGCCTCCTGA